One genomic region from Fusobacteriaceae bacterium encodes:
- a CDS encoding DUF1275 domain-containing protein: protein MYSKILLLWIYCLAFTGGMVNTVCVAYFATTVSHFTGVVSRFATHVAALRFRDMGSALALMGAFLLGGAVSGFIVHEREFNLKKRYGIILLFTGAALALANALTAGRVYPFMLFLAFLMGLQNGLLLRYNGVVVRTTHMSGNLTDLGVYLGYFLRDPANRNHLEKALISLFCILFFAGGGVFGMLLYPVLGRRFFYVTALFYWLIAAFYFRIRHLRLRGYIF, encoded by the coding sequence ATGTACAGCAAAATCCTGCTCTTGTGGATCTATTGTCTCGCCTTTACGGGGGGCATGGTCAATACGGTCTGCGTCGCGTATTTCGCGACGACAGTCTCGCATTTTACCGGCGTCGTTTCCCGCTTCGCCACTCATGTGGCGGCGCTTCGCTTCCGGGACATGGGGAGCGCCCTGGCGCTGATGGGGGCTTTTCTCCTGGGGGGCGCCGTCTCGGGCTTTATCGTCCACGAGCGGGAATTCAACCTCAAGAAGCGCTACGGCATTATCCTGCTCTTTACCGGAGCGGCCCTTGCCCTGGCAAACGCCCTGACGGCCGGCCGCGTCTATCCCTTTATGCTGTTTCTCGCGTTCCTGATGGGCCTTCAGAACGGGTTGCTCCTCCGCTACAACGGCGTCGTCGTCCGCACGACCCACATGTCGGGCAATCTGACGGATTTGGGCGTCTACCTCGGCTATTTCCTGAGGGACCCCGCGAACCGGAACCATCTCGAAAAAGCCTTGATTTCCCTGTTCTGCATTCTGTTTTTTGCGGGAGGCGGCGTCTTCGGCATGCTGCTGTATCCTGTCCTCGGGCGGCGTTTTTTCTATGTGACAGCGCTCTTTTACTGGCTGATCGCGGCTTTTTATTTCCGGATCCGTCATCTCCGGCTCCGCGGCTACATATTTTAG
- the msrA gene encoding peptide-methionine (S)-S-oxide reductase MsrA has translation MSEKTKKAYFASGCFWGTEYFFMKAPGIVSTTVGFMGGRVERPAYVEVKTGTTGHLECVEAEYDPGKTDYEALVRLFFETHDFTQTDGQGPDIGSQYLSAIFYGSPEEKAIAEKYTGILTEKGYKVATALRPAETFWPAEDYHQEYYEHKGTAPYCHFYKKIF, from the coding sequence ATGTCTGAAAAAACGAAAAAAGCGTATTTTGCTTCAGGCTGTTTCTGGGGGACCGAATACTTTTTCATGAAAGCGCCGGGGATCGTCTCGACCACCGTAGGCTTTATGGGAGGACGCGTGGAGCGTCCGGCCTACGTCGAGGTCAAGACCGGAACCACAGGCCATCTCGAGTGCGTCGAGGCGGAGTACGACCCCGGGAAGACAGACTATGAGGCTCTCGTCCGGCTGTTTTTTGAGACCCACGACTTTACCCAGACCGACGGTCAGGGTCCGGATATCGGCTCTCAATACCTCTCGGCGATCTTTTACGGGAGTCCGGAAGAAAAAGCCATTGCCGAAAAATACACCGGCATCCTGACGGAAAAAGGCTACAAGGTGGCGACGGCCCTTAGACCGGCGGAGACATTCTGGCCCGCCGAAGACTATCATCAGGAATATTACGAACACAAGGGGACCGCGCCCTACTGCCATTTTTACAAAAAAATATTCTGA
- the lgt gene encoding prolipoprotein diacylglyceryl transferase, which yields MHPTLIRIGNLDIRFYGICIALAFLLGLAVAKRHAREKGIPQPAVENFAFVAMISGVIGARLYYVAFHLPWYLANPLEIPAVWHGGLAIHGGIICGFFGAFLYSRIKKIPFLAFGDLMAAPFILGQAVGRIGNFMNGEVHGVPVVTPWSVIFRLKPAFGDWYARYLTLPAAERLQYAPKVPWGLVFPPSSPAGSEFPGVALHPAMLYESVLNLAGFCLIWFVLRKKCGKKPGRLWWWYLILYSVNRIIVSFFRVEDLMIGPFRAPHAVSALIMVFAALMLARGKEA from the coding sequence ATGCATCCGACCTTGATACGCATCGGAAATTTGGATATCCGTTTTTACGGGATTTGCATTGCGCTGGCTTTTTTGCTCGGGCTGGCGGTCGCCAAGCGCCACGCCCGGGAGAAGGGGATCCCACAGCCCGCCGTCGAAAACTTCGCCTTTGTGGCCATGATCTCCGGCGTCATCGGCGCGCGTCTGTATTACGTGGCCTTCCACCTGCCCTGGTATCTCGCGAATCCCCTTGAGATTCCGGCGGTCTGGCACGGGGGCCTCGCGATTCACGGTGGGATCATCTGCGGATTTTTTGGCGCTTTTCTGTATTCGCGGATAAAAAAAATCCCCTTTTTGGCCTTCGGGGATCTGATGGCGGCGCCCTTCATCCTCGGACAGGCCGTCGGACGCATCGGAAATTTTATGAACGGGGAAGTCCACGGCGTTCCTGTCGTGACGCCCTGGTCCGTCATATTCCGGCTGAAACCCGCCTTCGGGGATTGGTACGCGCGCTATCTGACCCTGCCGGCCGCCGAACGTTTGCAATACGCGCCGAAAGTCCCCTGGGGGCTTGTGTTTCCGCCTTCATCCCCGGCGGGATCCGAATTTCCCGGCGTGGCCCTGCATCCGGCCATGCTTTACGAATCGGTCCTGAATCTGGCGGGATTTTGCCTGATCTGGTTTGTGTTGCGGAAAAAATGCGGAAAAAAGCCCGGCCGGCTCTGGTGGTGGTACCTGATCCTCTACAGCGTCAACCGGATCATCGTGAGCTTTTTCCGGGTTGAGGACCTGATGATCGGCCCCTTCCGCGCCCCCCACGCGGTCAGCGCGCTGATTATGGTTTTCGCGGCGCTGATGTTGGCCCGTGGCAAGGAGGCCTGA
- a CDS encoding FprA family A-type flavoprotein, translating into MFRSVKICDDISWIGVNDFQKERFENYIPIPNGVSYNSYIIRDEKICVIDAVEINTAITFMDKLHEALGGRKPDYFVVNHVEPDHSSGLKELVRYYPDMKIIGNAKSLPMLKALAHNFPEENFITIKEGDEIDLGKHKLTFAMIPMVHWPESMVTYDKTSGILFSNDAFGGFGALSGGIFDDEVDLTFYKSEMRKYYSNIVGKYGAQVVMAIKKLGALDIKMICPAHGILWRRDVPGIVRIYEKWAKFEPETKGVVIVYGSMYGNTAQMAEVIGTQLRESGITDIRIYDSSKVDSTDIVSRIWKYQGLILGSCAHNTTAYPKLVPILHKLKNYGLKNRFVGIFGSMMWSGGGVRAIQEFVDSLPGLTLVAPPVEAHGSPKEEDIAKLKQIAISMAEHLNGTETSQMKS; encoded by the coding sequence ATGTTTCGATCGGTTAAAATATGCGACGATATTTCGTGGATCGGCGTCAATGATTTTCAGAAGGAACGCTTTGAAAATTATATCCCGATACCTAACGGCGTCAGTTACAATTCCTATATTATCAGAGACGAGAAAATCTGCGTCATCGACGCGGTGGAAATCAATACGGCAATCACGTTCATGGACAAGCTCCATGAGGCTTTGGGCGGCCGGAAGCCCGATTATTTCGTGGTGAATCACGTGGAGCCCGACCATTCGTCGGGACTCAAGGAACTCGTCCGCTATTACCCGGACATGAAGATCATCGGAAACGCCAAGAGTCTCCCGATGCTGAAGGCGCTCGCCCACAACTTCCCCGAGGAAAATTTCATCACGATCAAGGAAGGGGACGAAATCGACCTCGGCAAGCACAAGCTGACGTTTGCCATGATCCCCATGGTTCATTGGCCCGAATCCATGGTCACCTACGACAAGACGTCGGGGATTCTCTTTTCCAACGACGCCTTCGGCGGCTTCGGGGCCCTTTCCGGGGGTATATTTGACGATGAGGTGGACCTCACGTTTTACAAGAGCGAGATGCGCAAATATTATTCAAACATCGTCGGCAAATACGGCGCTCAAGTCGTCATGGCCATCAAAAAGCTCGGCGCCCTCGACATCAAAATGATCTGCCCCGCCCACGGGATTCTGTGGCGGCGGGACGTGCCGGGGATCGTGCGGATATATGAAAAATGGGCGAAATTCGAGCCCGAGACGAAGGGCGTCGTCATCGTCTACGGCAGCATGTACGGCAATACGGCCCAGATGGCGGAAGTCATCGGGACTCAACTGCGGGAATCGGGCATTACCGATATCCGGATTTATGACTCGTCCAAAGTGGACTCGACCGATATCGTGAGCCGGATCTGGAAATATCAGGGCTTGATCCTGGGTTCCTGCGCCCACAACACGACCGCATACCCAAAGCTCGTGCCGATCCTGCACAAGCTGAAGAATTACGGCCTGAAGAATCGCTTCGTCGGCATCTTCGGCAGCATGATGTGGTCGGGGGGCGGCGTTCGCGCCATTCAGGAATTTGTGGACAGCCTGCCGGGACTGACCCTGGTCGCGCCTCCGGTCGAAGCTCACGGTTCCCCCAAGGAAGAGGACATCGCGAAGCTGAAACAAATCGCCATCAGTATGGCCGAACACCTGAACGGGACCGAAACCTCACAAATGAAATCCTGA